One Thalassoglobus sp. JC818 genomic region harbors:
- the purB gene encoding adenylosuccinate lyase, whose protein sequence is MSQHELYQNPLNTRYASAAMSGIWSAQTKHSTWRKLWIALAEAQQELGLEITDTQLAELKQHVDNIDFEAAARYEKQFRHDVMAHVHAYKDVCPTAGGILHLGATSCFVTDNSELIQIRSSLELIRKRLVRVIDALATFCNEYRDLPCLGLTHLQPAQPTTVGKRATLWCQDLVLDLEEVEHRLETLKFRGVKGTTGTQATFLALFNGDHAKVRQLDALVSQKMGFQSTYAVTGQTYSRKVDAQVLSSLSGIGQSAHKAGSDLRLLQSWKEVEEPKEDKQIGSSAMAYKFNPMRSERICALSRFAISLTANGDQTAAVQWMERTLDDSANRRLSLPQAFLAIDAVLILYQNVAEGLRVYPKVIARRLNEVLPFMATEEILMAGVKAGGDRQELHEQIRIHSVESDRQVKEFGNEHDLIARLEKDQLFANIDLSATLDARRYIGRAPEQVDEFISEIITPIRSKYASDLGEQAEELKV, encoded by the coding sequence ATGTCACAGCACGAACTCTACCAGAATCCACTGAACACCCGTTACGCCTCCGCAGCGATGAGCGGAATCTGGTCAGCGCAAACAAAGCACAGCACCTGGCGAAAACTGTGGATTGCATTGGCCGAAGCCCAACAGGAACTCGGTCTGGAAATCACAGACACACAACTCGCTGAGTTGAAGCAACATGTCGACAACATCGATTTCGAAGCTGCCGCGCGATACGAAAAACAATTTCGCCACGACGTGATGGCTCACGTTCACGCTTACAAGGACGTCTGCCCGACCGCCGGCGGTATTCTGCATCTTGGAGCGACGTCGTGTTTTGTGACCGACAATTCCGAACTAATCCAGATTCGGTCGAGCCTCGAGCTGATTCGCAAACGGCTCGTCCGAGTCATCGATGCTCTGGCCACGTTCTGCAATGAGTACCGCGATCTGCCGTGTCTCGGCCTGACACATCTTCAACCGGCACAGCCAACGACGGTTGGAAAACGGGCCACTCTCTGGTGTCAGGATCTCGTTCTTGACCTCGAAGAAGTGGAACATCGGCTTGAGACTCTCAAGTTTCGCGGAGTGAAAGGCACCACCGGAACACAAGCGACGTTCCTGGCTCTTTTCAACGGCGATCACGCCAAGGTCCGCCAGCTCGATGCACTGGTCTCACAAAAAATGGGATTCCAGTCGACTTACGCAGTCACCGGTCAGACTTACTCTAGAAAAGTCGACGCCCAGGTCCTCTCCTCACTCTCAGGAATCGGACAATCTGCTCATAAAGCCGGAAGTGACTTGAGATTGCTGCAAAGCTGGAAAGAAGTCGAAGAGCCCAAAGAAGACAAGCAAATCGGCTCGTCCGCGATGGCTTACAAATTCAACCCGATGCGTTCTGAACGAATCTGCGCTCTGTCGCGATTCGCCATCAGCCTGACTGCGAATGGAGATCAAACCGCAGCTGTCCAATGGATGGAACGAACACTCGACGACAGTGCCAACCGCAGACTTTCGCTCCCGCAGGCATTTCTCGCAATCGATGCGGTCCTGATCCTCTATCAGAACGTGGCAGAAGGACTGCGTGTTTATCCGAAAGTGATCGCTCGCCGCTTGAACGAAGTGTTGCCGTTCATGGCGACTGAAGAAATTCTCATGGCAGGCGTCAAAGCTGGCGGAGACCGTCAGGAACTCCACGAACAAATTCGCATCCACAGCGTCGAATCTGATCGACAAGTCAAAGAGTTCGGAAATGAACACGATTTGATCGCACGACTGGAAAAAGACCAGCTGTTCGCCAACATCGACCTTTCCGCAACTCTCGACGCTCGTCGATACATTGGGCGCGCCCCAGAACAGGTCGACGAGTTCATCTCCGAAATCATCACACCAATCAGAAGCAAATACGCCAGCGATCTTGGAGAGC